In Indioceanicola profundi, the following proteins share a genomic window:
- a CDS encoding glycosyltransferase, which produces MTLGSRGDVQPFVNLGRGLRAAGYRVRLVTGRGFGDMAATAGLDYAPIDLDFAALIKDPQVTASLRSPMGLLRFWRQAGELVRHSLDASVEAAAGVDAIVHHPKMIAAPHLAERFGLPLVAATLQPILSPTADFPSPLLPVRQLGRWGNQLSHCLVLRLMATGGYPRVLSAWRAERLHLPPKSRLPTNATMVAGRAVPVLYGYSPALVPRSMDWSDLAHVTGAWFGPVETSWQPPAPLARFLAEGPRPVYVGFGSMVTGDAAEKGRMVVAALAKAGLRGIVASGWGGLASEAAPHVYALDEAPHAWLFPRCATVVHHGGAGTTHEGLRWGRPTLACPVFGDQPWWGRRIADLGVGPAPVPPRRLSIDRLAASLVDLVSIRAYADKAGVLGALLRAEDGVGTAVSQIRHILDLPQSRHCIRGDAVS; this is translated from the coding sequence ATGACCCTCGGCTCCCGTGGTGATGTGCAGCCCTTCGTTAACCTCGGCCGCGGCCTGCGCGCAGCGGGGTATCGGGTCCGGCTCGTCACTGGCCGAGGCTTCGGGGACATGGCGGCAACGGCCGGGCTGGACTACGCCCCCATCGACCTCGATTTCGCCGCCCTGATAAAGGACCCGCAGGTCACAGCGTCCCTGCGCAGCCCTATGGGACTGCTGCGCTTTTGGCGGCAGGCCGGCGAGCTGGTGCGGCACAGTCTTGACGCATCCGTAGAGGCGGCTGCCGGCGTGGACGCCATTGTCCACCACCCCAAGATGATCGCAGCCCCGCACCTGGCGGAGCGGTTCGGCCTTCCCCTTGTCGCCGCGACGCTTCAACCGATCCTGTCGCCGACGGCCGATTTTCCAAGTCCGCTACTGCCGGTCCGCCAATTGGGGCGATGGGGAAACCAGCTCTCCCATTGCTTGGTTCTTCGGCTGATGGCGACCGGCGGCTACCCGAGGGTGCTGTCGGCCTGGCGAGCAGAACGACTACACCTGCCGCCCAAGTCGAGATTGCCGACCAATGCGACCATGGTTGCCGGCAGAGCGGTGCCGGTCCTCTATGGCTATAGCCCAGCCCTGGTTCCGAGGTCGATGGATTGGAGTGACTTGGCTCATGTGACCGGCGCCTGGTTCGGGCCGGTGGAAACGAGCTGGCAACCGCCGGCCCCCCTTGCCCGCTTTCTGGCTGAAGGCCCGCGCCCGGTGTATGTCGGTTTCGGCAGCATGGTCACTGGTGACGCGGCCGAGAAGGGGCGCATGGTGGTCGCGGCGCTGGCCAAGGCGGGGCTCCGCGGGATTGTCGCCAGTGGCTGGGGTGGCCTCGCCTCCGAGGCTGCGCCGCACGTCTACGCGCTCGACGAAGCGCCCCATGCTTGGCTGTTTCCCCGCTGTGCGACAGTGGTCCACCATGGCGGGGCCGGGACCACCCATGAGGGCCTGCGGTGGGGGCGTCCAACTCTGGCCTGCCCCGTGTTCGGCGATCAGCCCTGGTGGGGGCGGCGCATTGCCGATCTGGGGGTTGGGCCGGCACCGGTTCCGCCGCGTCGCCTGAGCATCGACCGCCTCGCCGCCAGCCTTGTCGACCTCGTGAGCATACGCGCCTACGCGGATAAGGCAGGGGTTCTGGGGGCGTTGCTGCGAGCGGAGGATGGAGTCGGAACCGCTGTCTCGCAGATCCGTCATATTCTTGATCTCCCCCAATCTCGTCACTGTATTCGTGGAGATGCCGTTTCATGA
- a CDS encoding O-methyltransferase, with protein MKLWIERHRKKRKSFKFARSYLEKMGWFESLGGMPRNKEGDVPWITYPAFRQVKRLIRPDMKVFEYGCGGSSLWWARNVAEVVSVEHDAVWAGKIREWSPPNLNIMVRQMDEPTAPDALTGVEPFFASTPDLPLAENRDHNIAHGLLCREFTAYAAELTRYGSGYFDVVVVDGMARCLAAWLAARYVKPDGFIIFDNSDRWQYNAGYRHLREYGFHRIDYYGPGPVNLWEWCTSLFTRSLEPFSSNVDSPRGDNDLGW; from the coding sequence ATGAAGCTCTGGATCGAACGCCACCGGAAGAAGCGGAAATCCTTCAAGTTCGCCCGATCCTATCTGGAGAAGATGGGCTGGTTTGAGAGCCTTGGCGGCATGCCGAGGAACAAGGAAGGGGATGTTCCCTGGATCACCTATCCCGCCTTCCGGCAGGTGAAGCGGCTGATCCGGCCGGATATGAAGGTATTCGAATATGGCTGCGGCGGCTCGTCCCTCTGGTGGGCGCGGAACGTGGCGGAGGTGGTCAGTGTCGAGCATGATGCCGTCTGGGCCGGAAAGATCCGGGAGTGGAGCCCGCCCAATCTGAACATCATGGTGCGGCAGATGGATGAGCCGACGGCTCCCGACGCCCTGACCGGGGTGGAGCCGTTCTTCGCCTCCACCCCGGACCTGCCGCTTGCCGAGAACCGGGACCACAACATCGCGCACGGCCTGCTCTGCCGTGAATTCACCGCCTATGCGGCGGAACTGACCCGATATGGGTCGGGCTATTTCGATGTCGTGGTCGTGGACGGCATGGCGCGGTGCCTCGCGGCTTGGCTGGCCGCACGCTATGTCAAGCCCGACGGCTTCATCATTTTCGACAACTCCGACCGGTGGCAGTACAATGCCGGTTACCGGCATCTGCGCGAATACGGCTTCCACCGGATCGATTACTACGGGCCGGGGCCGGTAAACCTCTGGGAATGGTGCACCTCTCTCTTCACCCGGAGCCTGGAGCCCTTCTCCAGCAATGTGGACAGCCCTCGGGGAGACAACGATCTGGGCTGGTAG
- a CDS encoding helix-turn-helix domain-containing protein: MGLHYAHLTLAERQTIFRLLQERQSVGSIATLLGRHRSTIHREIARNFHHSPVRDRRGHPERGYYPVTAQRLADRRRTRTSKLARRPELCAHAVQQLRAGWSPQQISGRLRCLGEPPSSRISHESIYSIKG; this comes from the coding sequence ATGGGACTGCATTATGCCCACCTCACCCTGGCCGAGCGGCAGACGATCTTCCGGCTGCTTCAGGAGCGCCAGTCGGTTGGCTCGATTGCAACGCTGCTGGGCCGGCACCGCTCCACGATCCACCGCGAGATCGCGCGCAACTTCCACCACAGTCCGGTGCGGGATCGCCGGGGCCACCCGGAGCGCGGCTACTACCCGGTCACGGCGCAGCGCCTCGCCGATCGGCGCCGGACGCGAACATCCAAGCTCGCCCGCAGGCCCGAGCTCTGCGCGCATGCTGTCCAGCAGCTACGGGCCGGATGGTCGCCGCAGCAGATCTCCGGCCGGCTGCGGTGCCTGGGCGAACCGCCAAGCAGCCGGATCTCGCACGAGAGCATCTACAGCATAAAGGGCTGA
- a CDS encoding TonB-dependent receptor: MRTMLRRALPALALLALTSPVSAQQEKPEEIVITATRVPRPITAIPNTVRILDRALLDTQLTVSSSIIDGISQVVPSFSPSRQKLSGFGESFRGRSPLYLIDGVPQSNPLRNGSREGFTIDPIAIERVEVVYGANAIQGMGATGGIVNFVTRSAPRGGDWVNLAKISVTAADGLEDDGWSYKGGYFLGKSWERWDVAAAASYESRGLFYDGEGRPVGVDTTQGDLMDSDSWNLFAKVGYRLTEGQRIQLMANAFEIEGDADYVTVPGNRAANLPTSSARGEFPGEPTANKVRTASLDYTNDSLLGGQFSAQAFLQDFEGVYGGGTFANFQDPAIDPTGNLFDQSANNSEKQGVKTTWVRDGVLPGLQVALGLDYLRDKTYQELVQTGRNWVPETLYQTWSPFLQLEQTFLEERVRIAGGVRHETAELEVDDFTTLASYGSQFVEGGTPSFEKTLWNLGGVVTVVEGVQLYGSFAEGFTMPDVGRVLRAIDQPGQNVDEFLDLEPIVADNLEVGIELRRGPVAASAAWFSSKSDFGQVLIANADGIFEVGRQKTEIEGIELSLRWDVTDAYAIGASYAILEGEFDSDGDGGVDQDLDGTNISPDRLNVYAEAEPVDGLNARIQLAHYFDRSFDGGDPRNDFDGFSLIDLYAGYRLPAFQGLEQGPQLEFGVQNLLDRQYITYYSQTTRPTDNSAFYAGRGRTFTLSLTAGF; the protein is encoded by the coding sequence ATGCGGACGATGCTTCGTCGCGCGCTGCCCGCGCTTGCCCTTCTCGCCCTGACGAGCCCGGTGTCCGCCCAGCAGGAGAAGCCGGAGGAGATCGTCATTACGGCCACGCGCGTGCCGCGGCCCATCACCGCCATCCCCAACACGGTCCGCATCCTGGATCGGGCGTTGCTGGACACGCAATTGACCGTCAGCTCCAGCATCATCGACGGCATCTCCCAGGTCGTGCCCAGCTTCAGCCCGTCGCGCCAGAAGCTGTCCGGATTCGGGGAGAGCTTCCGGGGGCGCAGCCCGCTCTACCTCATCGACGGGGTGCCGCAGTCCAACCCGCTGCGCAATGGCAGCCGCGAGGGCTTCACCATCGACCCCATCGCGATCGAGCGTGTGGAGGTGGTCTATGGAGCCAACGCTATCCAGGGGATGGGGGCGACCGGCGGCATCGTCAACTTCGTAACCCGCTCCGCCCCGCGCGGCGGCGACTGGGTCAATCTCGCCAAGATCTCCGTGACCGCCGCCGACGGGCTGGAGGATGACGGGTGGAGCTACAAGGGCGGATACTTCCTCGGCAAGAGCTGGGAACGGTGGGACGTGGCTGCGGCGGCCAGCTATGAAAGCCGCGGGTTGTTCTATGACGGGGAGGGCAGGCCGGTGGGCGTCGACACCACCCAGGGCGACCTGATGGACAGCGATAGCTGGAACCTGTTCGCGAAGGTGGGATACCGCCTGACCGAAGGGCAGCGCATCCAGCTCATGGCCAACGCCTTCGAGATCGAGGGCGATGCCGATTACGTGACCGTTCCCGGAAACCGCGCCGCCAACCTGCCGACCAGCAGCGCCCGCGGCGAATTTCCCGGCGAGCCGACGGCCAACAAGGTGCGCACGGCGTCCCTGGACTACACAAACGACAGCCTGCTGGGCGGGCAGTTCAGCGCCCAGGCCTTCCTTCAGGATTTCGAGGGGGTCTATGGCGGTGGCACCTTCGCCAATTTCCAGGACCCGGCCATCGATCCGACGGGCAATCTGTTCGACCAGTCGGCCAATAATTCCGAGAAGCAGGGGGTGAAGACCACCTGGGTCCGGGACGGCGTTCTGCCCGGCCTCCAGGTGGCGCTCGGTCTCGACTATCTGCGCGACAAGACCTATCAGGAACTCGTGCAGACCGGCCGCAATTGGGTGCCGGAGACATTGTACCAGACCTGGTCGCCGTTCCTGCAGCTCGAGCAGACCTTCCTGGAGGAGCGTGTGCGCATCGCCGGCGGCGTGCGGCACGAGACGGCCGAGCTTGAGGTGGATGACTTCACCACCCTGGCCAGCTATGGCAGCCAGTTCGTGGAGGGCGGCACCCCGTCCTTCGAGAAGACGCTCTGGAACCTAGGCGGCGTGGTCACGGTGGTGGAGGGCGTGCAGCTCTACGGCTCCTTCGCCGAGGGTTTCACCATGCCGGATGTGGGGCGCGTGCTGCGCGCCATCGACCAGCCCGGCCAGAATGTGGACGAGTTCCTCGATCTCGAACCCATCGTGGCGGACAATCTGGAGGTCGGGATCGAGCTGCGGCGCGGGCCGGTGGCGGCCAGCGCCGCCTGGTTCTCCTCGAAAAGCGATTTCGGCCAGGTGCTGATCGCCAATGCGGACGGCATTTTCGAGGTCGGCCGCCAGAAGACGGAGATCGAGGGCATTGAGCTGTCCCTACGCTGGGACGTGACCGACGCCTATGCCATCGGAGCCAGCTACGCCATACTGGAGGGAGAGTTCGACTCCGACGGGGACGGAGGAGTGGACCAGGATCTGGACGGCACCAACATCTCCCCCGACCGCCTGAACGTCTATGCCGAGGCGGAACCAGTCGACGGGCTGAATGCCCGCATCCAGCTGGCCCATTATTTCGACCGCAGCTTCGATGGCGGCGATCCCCGAAACGACTTCGACGGGTTCAGCCTGATCGACCTCTATGCCGGCTACCGTCTGCCCGCTTTCCAGGGGCTGGAGCAGGGGCCGCAACTGGAGTTCGGAGTTCAGAATCTGCTGGACCGGCAATACATCACCTACTACAGCCAGACCACCCGGCCCACGGACAACAGCGCCTTCTATGCCGGGCGCGGCCGGACCTTCACGCTCAGCCTGACGGCCGGGTTTTAG
- a CDS encoding PepSY-associated TM helix domain-containing protein — translation MRFLPLLAQLHRWAGLAIGSVLILLGVTGAALVFRPELTGLLYPEQAGRPPLAEGMWADRVAAIHHRYGDTLRNIKTPRPHLDAWELWLTGEGRAILDGRTLEVLDEWQGVGHPLEFLFKLHADLLAGDAGHLVAGSIGIAGTVMLVTGAVLWWPRRRSFRAGLLKPKANRRGPWLSAHWTAGILLLPLGLVPLATGAAVVFHAQAKALLIAVTFEKPRLPPPSKATGAAGPVDWATALATAREAFPEADMVFISPPRGPSGPVSFRLRQPGEWHPNGRSTVQAEPTTGALLQAVDANALSQGERLSNAIYPIHAARIGGLVFALVTAATGIGLAWISATGIWAWLRGRRASLAEAAHGLIQQQRRRKARQVRQ, via the coding sequence GTGCGGTTCCTGCCGCTTCTCGCCCAACTTCATCGCTGGGCCGGCTTGGCGATCGGCTCGGTCCTCATCCTGCTGGGCGTGACAGGAGCCGCACTGGTCTTCCGGCCGGAGCTGACCGGACTGCTCTATCCCGAGCAGGCCGGGCGGCCGCCCCTGGCGGAAGGGATGTGGGCGGATCGGGTGGCGGCGATCCATCACCGCTACGGCGACACCCTCCGCAACATCAAGACGCCTCGGCCCCACCTGGATGCCTGGGAGCTTTGGCTGACCGGCGAGGGGCGGGCTATCCTGGACGGCCGCACCCTCGAGGTGCTGGACGAGTGGCAGGGGGTGGGGCACCCGCTGGAGTTCCTGTTCAAGCTGCACGCCGACCTGCTGGCCGGGGATGCGGGGCATCTCGTGGCGGGCAGCATCGGGATTGCCGGCACAGTGATGCTGGTTACCGGAGCGGTGCTGTGGTGGCCGCGGCGGCGGAGCTTCCGGGCGGGGCTGCTGAAGCCCAAGGCGAACCGGCGCGGTCCATGGCTGTCCGCGCACTGGACGGCGGGCATCCTGCTGCTGCCCCTGGGCCTGGTCCCGCTGGCGACCGGCGCCGCGGTTGTGTTCCATGCGCAGGCGAAAGCACTCCTGATCGCGGTCACGTTCGAGAAGCCGCGACTGCCGCCGCCCTCCAAGGCCACCGGTGCCGCGGGTCCTGTGGATTGGGCGACAGCTCTGGCGACCGCCAGGGAGGCCTTCCCAGAGGCGGACATGGTGTTCATCAGCCCGCCGCGGGGGCCAAGCGGGCCCGTCTCCTTCCGCCTGCGCCAGCCCGGCGAATGGCACCCCAACGGCCGCAGCACGGTGCAGGCGGAGCCCACCACGGGCGCCCTTCTTCAGGCCGTGGACGCCAATGCCCTGTCCCAGGGAGAGCGGCTGTCGAACGCGATCTATCCGATCCACGCCGCCCGCATCGGCGGTCTCGTCTTCGCGCTGGTGACGGCGGCAACAGGAATCGGACTTGCCTGGATTTCCGCGACCGGCATCTGGGCCTGGCTGCGTGGGCGCAGAGCGTCACTGGCAGAGGCAGCCCATGGCCTGATACAGCAACAGCGGCGCCGGAAAGCACGTCAGGTCAGGCAGTAA